In Theileria equi strain WA chromosome 3, complete sequence, the genomic window CTTTTGCGGCTCAGTGAAGCATAAAAAGGCTGATTGCCCCGAGTATAAAAAGTAAAGTACACATCCCCTCTAGCATATCCGCGCAAAAGGAGTTCATGATCCATACTAATGGCCACGATTAGCTCTTGCTGTGCCAAAGAGTCCACACACTCGGCACTATCCGGGCCACACACCTGATGTCGTCGTCATTTCCAACACACTTGATGCTATGGGCTGTAGATCCTCAATTTCGCCATGCAAGGGCTAAGAAAACCAGCAGCCAAGCACTTGCCGATTTGTGTAAGTATTTATCCCCTAAAAGGCCATCTTGTGCCTCCAATTCTTTATATACACCATAAACACCAACGTTCAGTTTATAATTCTCGTCTTTTTTGTCATTTACACCATCTTCATCGAGGTAAGTCCCGTTTGCGTGGTCTCATTGCCAGTTTGTATGCATACCGCGGTTTCAACTGGACATTGACGTCCAATATCGAATAAAACCAAAGAGCGAAGATGTACTCGATCTCATAAAGTGTAAGTTTAGACCGATGGTGACTGCTAGGATACGGTAATGCGGAACTTGAGAGTATGGAGTATGTCTGAAAGACGAAGCATGGAGCTCTGCAATACAATCAGAGGGGATTGATGAGGAAGTGTGTCAAGGGGCTTGGAATGCAGTATCATGATTTAATGATGCAGTTAGAGAATTTTGTCCGTCATCcagtagattctttaaGAGGCTCTtatggagattctccaaaagattCTCATAGGATCACccggtgagctagttgtgagggaggatgaatgtatggatgaggagtagttaagagaagaatgtgctccctttggtcgcattgagactgctcatggatctcagagcTTTGAATGGGCACACCTCTGGACATGGAGTATGGGTGGTATTTTAACGTTAAACCTAAAGAAAAAATGTGGAGAGGATGGAACATGTACATGTCAAAGTGGCAGTAATATACCTGGCATAGAGGCCAAAAAATTTGTTGATAAACCTACTAAAGGCTTCATCAAATATGTTCATTATACTACAGGAGGAATATTTAAGCTAAGCAAGACACTCGGTAGCAATGGAGGTAGGATAATAGAGGTAGGAGGAACAGGAGCAAGAAAACCCATAGAAGGTGTCAAGGAAGTAGCagtatattactggaatggaGCCCCTAATAAACCAATCCTTCTTGGAATTACCAAGGATTATGGTCAACCTACATTATATGGAAAATACCTTAGTTTTTGGGGCAACGAGCAAGTGAAAGGTCTGGGTGAACTAGATGCACTTGATGATTTTAACTGCAAGATTAATGATGCAGTAGTATTTAACATAACTAGCTCTCAGTCAAGTGATCTTCTCAATAACTCCAATTCTACTTGTATAACTAAATATAGAAATATTGCGGAATCTAATCCTCCAAATAACCCTTCGGGTAGTGAGTACGTTACTACAGCATACAAAATTCATGGTCATAACACaaaaatttccagagtaACATATAAGGGAAAAGATACTGATATTGATCTCACTAAGCACGGTCCAGTTTCTCAAATCAGACTCTATTCATATCCTGGTAGTGTTAGCGTACCTATTATGCTCGAGTTCAAGCCACCTGATAGTGGAACATCTAGGTGGTTTTATAGTACAAACATAAATGGTGTCAAATGGCTAGAAACTGGTGATTCCGGATTTTATGATAACACAGATAACACTACCCCAAAACCTGCACTTTCCGAACAACTTGATAAAGTTCTGTGTTCTAAATATAACAATGTTACCCTAAACCTTACCAAAGGAACGTACAACACTGGAGCTAGGTATTGCTGCGACGACCATAAAAGTGATGCCAGGATCTCTGTTATAAAAGGAGAGATCAGAGTAAATGGTCAGGTAATGACTTCATACTACCAGCATACTATTAGAAATGGATATAGTCTGGGTGGTATCTATTACAAAGATGGTAGTAACAGGAATAAGATAACACTTCCAGGAGtatcatttccaatatCAGGTATAAATAATGTTTATGTGTTTTACTGTCAAGGGAATGGACCATCACTCATATATGTTGACAGTGGAAACTCTGCAGCAAGAGgctggtacaagaatagTAATGGTCAATGGACATGGATCCTTCAGCTCAGTGGGATAAAGCATGCTGATATAGATAGCGGGCCTAACTGTTCGAAGTGGAAAAGGCTGAAAGAAGTACTGAGTCCACTGGGTTGTGATAAATTGGAAGATTGTACTTATGGTAGAGATAACGAACAAAAAGATCAAGACGAAAAACAACTAgcaaaagaagagaaagaaGCAGAAAAGGAACGAAATAACGCTCTGAAACCACCTCTTACTGCTCCTGTACTCGAAAACTCTCCAAGCACTATAAACTCTGATGATGCTTCTGAACCTGAAGATTCTGGTGGAGAACAATCACTAGAACGTTCGGAAACTGATGCTGGAGGACAGGAGTctaaggaagaatctgaagaagaggatgatgagAAGGAAGCTGAGAAAGAAAAAGGAGTTGGTGAAACATCTCCTGCTCCTGCTAAACTTATTTCTGGTGTTAATAATAgtggagatggagaagGCACTGGTCAAGGACTATGGGATGATATAGCTACAGCTACTGGTTCTGTACTAGCTGGATCAGCTATAGCTCTTGGACTGGCCGATAAGATTATTTGTTCTGCTGCTAAAAGAGCCGGTAGAGCTCCAAAACCAGGACCGATACCAGGAGTAGTAGGGCAAGAAAAACATGCTAAAGATTCTGAACATCCtcaaaaacaaaatgttAGTAATCCATCTTCTGTAGAGTCTCAACATGCTGGTAACTCATCTCTCCAAGGTACTACTGATCCTCGACCTTCTCATCCTGCTACTCTTTCTACTACTCCTCTTACTCTCCGAACCGTTCCTaccagattcttcctcataCTACATTTCACATTAAACATACAGATCACGCTTTAATCATACTTTTGATATGGTCGTTTGTTATGACCAGTGTGACAGAGCCTGGATACATCCCAAGTGAGTGTATAACGCCTGAATACACAAGATGTACAGGAGCATGGAAACTGGATTCTAATTGTATATACGAATGTAATGAAAGAAAAAGGAACGGTGAATTTAGGTATTGCAAGGTGGAAAATTGTTACAAGCCGGATAGAGCCCATTTTTGCAGGTATTTTATATCCCGATATACACTTATGCTCTCATTTCTGTAGGAAACTCGGTAAAAATGTACTAAAAATGGATCATTACTGCCCTTGGGTCTCAAACTGCATTGGATTTTACAACTACAAGTTCTTTTTTCAGACCCTCTTTTACTCGAACAGCGTCAATATTTTCATGCTTAATCACATTTATCACGAATTTTTCAAGGTATATTACGATCAGAACTCAACATTTAATGAGTTATTTTATTTGGCTTTAATCGGGACACTCATTACGATAATCACACTGTATGTTTTATTattgatggaaatggaTCTGTAGGATCATTTTCCCGTTTATGCTCTTCCACTTGTGGTTAATTTCAATCAACAAGACCACTATTGAATTTTGTGAGTGGAAGGCTTCCGGTTCATACAACTATAACCTCGGGATAATCTCGAATTTTAAACAAGTATTTGGCACAAATATTCTCTTTTGGTTTCTCCCAATTGGCTATCCGGTTGGGGACGGTCTTCACTTTAAGGGCGGTCTCAAGTATCAGAGCGTTCTCTCACTCTAAAATGCCCAGGAAAAGGAATATCGAAATGCCACCGAGCGATAAACGGTGCGTTCCAATAAGCATCGACAAGGACGCCAGAGATTTTGAGAATGAACACGTACACGATGTCTATGAGGAAATCGCTCCACACTTTTCACACACCAGGTATCTCGTAATGCATGACTGTACGACTGAGATTTCTACATACCCATTCCACTATCCTATAATACATGTACAGGTATAACCCTTGGCCGAGTGTTTTACGTTGCATTGACAAATGCCCTTCGTTTGGTGTGGTCCTTGACGTTGGCTGTGGCAATGGCAAGTATCTGAGTTACAGGAATGACTTGGTCTTTGTTGGTAGTGACAGATGCAAATCGTTGCTTGAGATCGCCTTACAAAAGGGATCGGATTTGTGCATTTGTGACTGTATTAAACTGCCATTCAACGACCAAGTTGCAGATTTGGCAATTTCTATCGCAGTTATCCATCACGTCGCATCTAGGGAGGGACGTGTTCGAGCGATTTCCGAAATGCTCAGATGCACAAAACCCGGTGGGACAATTCTGGTGTACGTTTGGTAAGTTTCATCTTCTGCATTACACGATTATGCAGGGCAATGGAACAGGAACGGGATACGATTGGGTACAGGAGCTTCGAGTCAAACGATGTCTTGGTGCCATGGCACCTACAGAGCAGATATTGCAAGGAGAGAACTAGTGCACCGGATACACTCGTAAACTACAAGAGATACTATCACGTGTTTTCAAAGGACGAGGTGCTCGAACTCTGCAAAGAATTCTCAGACCAGGCAACCTTTGAAATTCGCTTCGAGGCAAACAATTGGATCATTGAAATGTCGAAATTTGCGTGAATAAAGCGCGTGTCACAAAACACACAATCTAGCAACAGACTTACGCGCCTTGCGTTAGACAAGGGCACTCATTTCTTACCACCCTTTTGCTTTCCTGCCTTGCCCTTTTTTGGAGCTTTAGCAACAGCCTTTTTGACGGGTTTTTGAGCCTTGACCTTGTTCActttttccttctttgcGGCCTTTTTCACAGCAGCCTTTCCGGGCTTGGGAGCCTTTTCAGCTTTCTTTTCTACCTTTGGCTTCTTGAGAGCCGCCTTGGCCACCTTTTGCTTTGCAGCAGCTGGTTTTGCGGGGGCTTTCTTGATTTCCTTCTTCACGGCTTTTTTTGCGGCAACTTCCGACTTGCCCTTTTTGGGGCCAGAGGCACGTCCTCCCTTCTTGGGTACTTCAGTCTTTACGCCCTTTCCTTTACCAGAGCCTGCCTTGGCTACCTTGGCGGCTTTTGGTTTGCCAGTAGCTTGTTCGTGCTTCTTGATAACCTTGTCAATCTCTTCTTGGACATTGGTGCCCTTTTTCTTTCCCTTTAAAACACCCTTCACCTCCTTTATGAATTTGTTCTTGTTTTCCAGTTCCTTTACACGCTTATTGAACTTATTCTTAACTTTCTTGTCATATTTGTGTTTCCTCTTTAGGAGGTCTTCTTGTTTCTTTTCAAGCTTTTTCATTATTGCAGTCATTTGACCGTCACTCTTGAGCATTTCAGCATAAAAGTCACTCGGTCGGTTAAATTTGACCTTTAGAGCCTAAATTATTGTAGTGTGTACGGGTATGTGTAATGCGTAGCATGGAGTTTATCAGGGGATTTAGGATATCCGTATCCCGACACACAAGAGAGAATGGAGGGCATACAGCAATATAACGAGACGTAGCAAAGATAttcaagaatggaaatgcGATTGATTCGTTCCAGTTGCCACTATGATGATCTCCGTGTCTTGGGAATGTCTCATACCGCCCTTTTGTCACAAGGAAGAAACATTTGCAGTAGAAAACCGAAATTTACATGAGATAGAACAAAAAATAAACATGAGAAGTCAGAAACAGAGGGTGTGTAGAGAAAGAgagaggaatgaatggtgaccaaggaagagaagagaataaagacTACAAAAAACTCACGTTTAGCTTTCCGAGTCCAACTTTGACACAGTTTAATGCGATTTCTTTGCTGTAAAATGATGTAAAAACAGTTGCGTGGTTATGCAGCATGCGCGCTCCTACGCGATGTACAACGTGAATAGCCTTACAAGTGTTCTTCGATTTTCAGCGTCTGATTCTTGTCAATAGAGTCACAAGTAGTTGTTGCGATAACGGCCAGAGATTCTATCCATGGCACCTTCTTGTCTCCCTTTACGGGCTTGAGCTCGATCTCCCTAACCTTGGCGAGGAGTTCTGAATGTGTGCATGAACTTCATTAAACAAATGCGGCATGAATGTTATGCAGAGTAGGTGTCCGTAGGAATCCATTCCAGGTGTCTATGGCCGgtaaatgtagtatgtAATGATCGCCACCGGATGATACGTGGAGCGTTGTATTTCCCTTGAGCAGGCCATTATCCAACTAATCAGTATCCAAGCTAGTCTCCCTAAgcattcatccatagagtctcatatCTGTCGgacccaagggtctcccttatagcgattataaagtttccatcctccaaaaaaggtTGCGGCACTtccggcaagagtaccTGAGAAGGCATATCCTAGACCAGTAGCTCCACCTGCGGCAGCAATAAGTTTTTCAAAACCAGTAACAGCTTGAGGAGGTATAGGATCAAGACCAGAATCAGCAGGTTCTCCACATCCACTAGGAGTAACAATAAGATGTTTTagtctttcaccatctatagcatcttcagccatttgagcTACTGGAGTACCTTGCAGAagaatcttagtctcagactctgtatcaggaacctggtcagataagtcagcaGCAGGGacttcctcacgttgaactccattctgtccaagatgttCTGGATCAagacattcttgcaagcCTTCACATTTAAATTTCTTTAGTACCTCTCTAAGTTTATTCCAGTTATCACAGTCAAGATTCCTGAAATTGTCAGGTGTTATGTTGTTGAGACTTGGAACTTTTTCCCActgttcatctttattaTTACTAACGTTTTGCCTTGTATACCAACCTGTAGCTGAGTTTCCACCATAAACATAAACAAGTACAGGATCACGCTCACAGTAGAAAGCGTAGACAGCGGTTACACCGGAAATTGGATAACCAAGGTTAATAGACTTTATGCGCTTCctatccttttcattgCCATTATTACCATTTGAGTAGTACTTAATGCCTGAAAGTTGATAGCCACCGCCAGAAGTAATCTCATGCTTGAAGTATTCAGTCTTTGAATGTGTATGCTGtttacaggaaactgtCGTTTTCTTAATAGTGACCCTATCTTTATGAGTATCACAACAGTACTTGTTTCCCTGCGAAGATTTATTCTTGGTAAGGTCTATAGTAACTCCATTGTAATGTTGACAAACTAAGTCATCAAGTACTTTCTCAAGCAGTTCGCCATTTTTTTGGAGCTTATCATCTTCAGTCCACTTATTGCCACCATCCTTACTCTTGGAATAATACCTAGTTTTATTGGTAGTATCACTGATAGTAACCCCTACCAAGATGGCCTTACCAGGTGCCTCAGTATAACCACCATTCTCATACTTCCAGCAATATGCGGAAACTGAAGTTGCCTTGTCTATAGATTCTCTTGATCCTATACCATGtccatttaaaatatcattgtTCTGATCATCCCATATTTTTGCAAGATGGAATGGTTGACTTCTTCCACCAGGACCAGTGCTATCCTGATGAGATACCTGCAGAAGTTCCGAGTAGGGTCAGAAGTTCTTGTGACAGTAATCTGCTTACCTCCGGTAGAATAGTCATGAGgtggtttgtttttgagCTCAATGATTACTTCTTGTTGAGTCATTATTAGTAGAGTTCTCAGAGTAAGTCCTTAGGTAAGTCACCTCTTCCTGTTACTAGTCTAATCTCATCTAATGAACTCTGCTTCCTTTGGGAGAAGCCCCTCCTCCATTAGGTACAGCCATTTTAGATAGTATGATGTCCATTAAATCACAgctccctcacaagtagcCCACTGTTTGGtagtatccacagaacagGATGAGTAATTATCAAAgcagtcttcagtagtacagtataAATGACCTCTGTGAAGTACCTACTAGAGTAGAAAGAGCCTCTAGTGAAGTGGACATGCTCTAGTGTATAGgctccttccagtaatCATGGTCGTTATACTCCCATCCTGCTATGTTCtattatacaactcgatgcttggcatctcataatggtaactcattcatccgAGAATGAATTCTCATGGCTAATCATCATGACTATCCTTCCTTCAGTAGTCCTCCTAGCTCCACTAGTAAAATgagagtctactggagtaagAGCAACTGACAATTCAGATTCATATACTGTGTATACTCGCCAGATCTTCTCCACTCACTAggctcatagagtctctatcactcttctttaagctcccgttggtcgccattactacctagtctccgacgtcggtaggtcattcttccttccgtttcactccagtaatgaccttaatcctactcttccttaggctcccatagGTCGCTCAAGCTCACTTCGTTCGCttattcctcattctttgggaTTCATCCTTACTACTCCTACTCCTCCAGAgtaccattcattcaacTTACCATCTTTAAGATTAATTTCGGGCTTTCCGCGGCTCTTTggttcttcctcatccaCGCAATCGGACTCTTCTACAAAGGGATTGTATTTGTTGATAAATCATCCATTAGTTTGTCCCGCGTCCCATCTTCCGGGTTCTTCTATAGAAGCTCCTGCATACGAGGCCATTTGAGGCCGCAAGGGAGCGGGATGCGCGACTAGGTGGGCAAAGATTCCCGGTACGGGGAGAGATTCCTGCAAAATCGACAAACCTGCAAACTTTTCTCCGGGCTGGAGAGTGTAGCCCAGAGCCTTGATCTGCAGAGGCATAATGCTCTGTACAAACGTCACGGTTGCGAGGCAAAAGTCCCGCCAGTCTCTCTCTGTCCTGGCAGATGGGCAAAAGTTGCTGGGAATCCAGCCTCCGTAAATCGATAAATTATAAAGTGAGAAAATTCCACGTAAAGGCGAGAATTTTCCACGGAAGGAGCAACTCTGCGCCTAATGTCAACTGAGCGGCGGCAGCACCAGCGGCCAGGGAATCCAGCGGTCGCTCGACTCTTCAGTTCATTTTTTGTTCCTAGAGACCCATCCCGCGCATTTACCGGGATATAGAGGCATAGGCGAGGTTTTTAAGGGCATCTTTCATCCGAGCAGTGGAAAGCCAAAGTTTTTGTGGCTGGTCGTTCGTGACGCTGACTGGGGACGCCTTGTGCCTAGAAAACGATAGAATCGGCAGgtattttgtggaatttcTGCATTCTCCCCCGGAATCTTTGGGATTTGTCTGCAATCGGCCCATTTATTCCCAGAGGAAGAGCGCCAATCCGAGGGGACTCTTCTCTGCCCATTTAGAGTTTTAAGGGTCGCACGTCCCAAAAGGTGGTGGGAAATAGCCATTTAAAGCCCCTGGAATTGCATCGTTTTGTTTAGAGAGGGATGGCAAAGAAGGAGAAGAAGGTGGAGCCGGAGGAGCCAAAGCTCAAGAAAAATGCGCTCTTTATGCTCTCCTCAAACCACAACTCGAGGACAAAGCAGATGCTAAAGGATCTCTACCAAATTTCAAAGCCTAATGCAGTCTTTCGCGTAAACAAAAAGAGCGAATATGAGTGGCAGGACGTCAATCTAAAGTTGCAAGTCAATCAGAAAAACCACAGAATCGCAGAGTCAATTTGCGCCAAAGTCTCCTGCGGACTCTACCTGGTCGCAAACTCCAACAAGAAGAGGCCAATCAACCTGGGTCTCGGAAGGATTTATGATCGTAAAATACTCGACTGCTGTCAGCTGAGAGTGGAAAAGTATGTCTCGGTGGAAGAAATTGGACATTTGGGTAAGTTGTGCTGGGTATCCAAACGGGACGAATGTCCGAGAAAATGAGTATCCAGCTGTCTGACTGCATCATCCATACACTTATAGGCTCGGTGAAACACAATTCAAGGCCCTTGGTGGTTGTCCAGGGCTCGGAATTTGGCCAGGATTCCGGTCCACTAAACACTGTGCGCGACATTTTCTTGGACGTCTTCAGAGGCCCCTCGTTTGCCAAACTATCGCTGGAAAATGTGGAGCATGCAATCGTGCTAACCGTCGTAGACGGGGACTCGTACGCTCCAGAGCTGACCCTCGACGCCGTAAAAGGTGCTCTGGATGGTGAATCGCTTGATGTCTCTAATACGGACTCATCCAATGCAAAGGAGGATGTTGGTGATGCGAAGGATGAGAGTGCTGGAAAGGCGGTCCAGAGTCCCTCTGGAGAAAGCGCGCCAAAGATCCTGTTCCGCCACTACTCGATCCAGCTCCTAAAGTCAGACGACCCCAAGGTCCCCTACGTAAAGCTCAGCGAGCTCGGACCGTCGATCGACTTTGTTCTCGAGGGAGTGGTCACCCCGGACCCGGAGGTTTTCAAGGACGCCACCAAGGTCGAAAAGAGACCCAAGAAGCTCATCTCCGGAGTGGACACTCAGAAAACAGCCAAGAAGAGCAAAAACGTCAAGAGCACTTCCCTGGGTAACATTGAAGGAAAGGTGTACATTAACAGGCAGAATCTCGACACTCTGTATACACCTCATAAAACCACTTAATTTGTTTTCTACATCTTTCCCCTCTCAAAATGGTCTCAAACTCAGAGCCAGTGGTCTACTGGGAAAAACAGGACCCAAATACCAAAATGTGTGCCCTTCACTGTCTCAATTCGCTTCTCCAGGTAAGAAACCGTAGCTAGTCTACCATACAGGGCGTTGTGGAGCTTTAACTTGCGTTTATGGAGTGAATGGAGGTTTTTAAGGAGCATATTGCAGCTGCAGAGCGGCCCAGTAGGCCTTGGCAGGGATGGTCTCCATGATGGCCAATTTATGGCGCATTTTAGGATTTAAATAATGTGTCTATGGTGTTAGAAGAGGATTTGGAGCTGCTGGTAGGCCAGAAATCGTCCACGGGACTGCTGGAGGTGTGTATGAATGgacgaccaaagggagtccATACAGGAGCATCCTGTCCGTAGCAAAGCGGATGGCTAGAGACtatggcgagtatacagagtataggagcttcTCCATTAGTGTCTTTCTTAGACTTATtaggagtatctttatAGACTCTCATTTTACTAGTggagctaggaggagcATGAGCGACTagcaggagctcttccgtatagtaggattaaggtcattactggagtgcaacggaaggaagaatgacctaccgacgtcggagactaggtagtagatcactatggaatgagtgtaacgagtggaatagtgatgcgaattcatccttagGTGAAcgagttaccattatgagattctCTCATCGACTTCTATAATGCAATAACagcagtataggagcacAGGCGACATATGGAAGCCAGTGtattctccattctcagTATATCAACTAGATTCTTGTACTGAAAGAATTGTGAGTTTATCAGAAGATGGGTGAGCATAAGAAACTGTGAGTGTAATGAATATAGGAGTTATACTAACTCTAAAAcatcgagttgtataatgcaacaGTAGCAGGATATGAGTTTCCGTATCTCCAAAGCATGTAAGGATGGCTATTACCATTATGATACACTCGGTGTTTACATGTCTATTCTGGACTTTGGACCATATTGAGATGgcaagaatggagtccataAGGAATCTTTATAGTGTCTATAATGACAGGATCCTCCATACCGCCAaacagtgagctagttgtgagggagtctatctctactgtatgctccctttggtcgcattgagactactcatggatctcagagttttgaaaagatttaAAGATAGGGTTaagaatggaggatgagtgaagatgatggCAAAACATTGCAGTTAGAAATAGATAAAAAATGTGGAGAAGATAGACAAGGGTGTAAATGTACTATTAGACCCGACAGTATAGAAGCCAAGAAGGATGATACTATTGAAAATGTTACGGACTTTGTTGCTTACACCCATTCCAATAAAACAGCTTTCACCCTTCAGAAAGACCTAGATGGAGGTGAAAGTCTTGAAGGAGATGAGATTGAAGATGTTATGAGCGTCTCCAtctattactggagtgGCGATAAGGCTTTTCAAAAACCTCTCCTTATTGAGGttataaaatatgatgCACAGAAAATTTACTATAAAAGGTCTGAGGATGGTGAGAATGATACACGCATCTGGAAAAAGGATGCCAGTCACACAGGAGGAGCATCCCTACAGGCCTTATTGGACGATCAAAATTGTGCTCTACACAATGTCATACCGTTTGTTCTGGATGATATTACAAAGGGCATAGGCACAACTTCAAACTGTGCAAAAGAAAAGGGTGTAGAGTTTGTTAAACCATATACACTCCCCGGAAGTGATCATATAGGAACAGAGTATAAGCTTAATGGTCTAGGTACGGGGATTTCTAGAGTAGAATATCAAAAGAACAAAATTGGTGGTATCGATATTCCTACTGATGCCCTTGACGGAATAAAATTATATTCCTCACCCGTAAATGGTAATGTACCCCTTATGCTTAACTTTAAATTACGGAATGGAGATTATAGATGGTATTATAGCAAAACTAAAGACGGTCAGAGTTGGGGAGAAGATGGTGGAAATGGATTATATAATAGTGATGGTAAACCCACTGAAGCTCTTACCAACAAGTTGGACGGGTTCGCTTGTCAGTACCATAATGGAGTGACAGTTGATTTATCCCATGATAGATCTACATCGTCGGATCATACATATTGTTGCAGCGAGCATGCAGGTAAGGGTGGTAATAGGAGAGTCACTGTCACTACCCAAGATGTGACATTAAGTGGCAATTCAGGGCAACCAATTAAAGTTTACAAGCATTCCGTTGGTGGTGGTTCAAAATTAGCTGATATAAAGTTTTATCATAATGGTGATGAGAATCAGAGAAAACACATCCAATCCAACAAACTGGGTTTTCCCATGACTGGTCCAGTAGatatttacacattctaCTCAGGTAATAATCCAGTGCTTATCTATGTTAACAATAATTCGGACACTAGAACTTCTGGATGGTATAGGATGCAAAGCAAGGGTGGTGAGAATAAACGATGGCTAAGAATACCTCGCACACTTAAGAGCATCAAGCAGAAGAACATAGAAGGTCGTAA contains:
- a CDS encoding hypothetical protein (encoded by transcript BEWA_001760A); this translates as MSEDDGKTLQLEIDKKCGEDRQGCKCTIRPDSIEAKKDDTIENVTDFVAYTHSNKTAFTLQKDLDGGESLEGDEIEDVMSVSIYYWSGDKAFQKPLLIEVIKYDAQKIYYKRSEDGENDTRIWKKDASHTGGASLQALLDDQNCALHNVIPFVLDDITKGIGTTSNCAKEKGVEFVKPYTLPGSDHIGTEYKLNGLGTGISRVEYQKNKIGGIDIPTDALDGIKLYSSPVNGNVPLMLNFKLRNGDYRWYYSKTKDGQSWGEDGGNGLYNSDGKPTEALTNKLDGFACQYHNGVTVDLSHDRSTSSDHTYCCSEHAGKGGNRRVTVTTQDVTLSGNSGQPIKVYKHSVGGGSKLADIKFYHNGDENQRKHIQSNKLGFPMTGPVDIYTFYSGNNPVLIYVNNNSDTRTSGWYRMQSKGGENKRWLRIPRTLKSIKQKNIEGRNLDCKQWTALGGVLNKHGTQFQACTQDAARQGLSRTEPEDRTEEQGSGEDDEEADSENDEESDEDTGDSSHEGDGDENDPEKKKGFGPASPVGPFPGYREPSGETCENTQNVASSPGRGESSWLLGWSFGSFLSDIQEAVARGIGQTLLSAPAQAVNALARLPVQLGAATTSATSGEGHSPHTSAPTTQPPDASDEAQAATETGLTSNVAETPKAEAHGKGGHGGSHENSSNNDWKVIFGGSASATVVSGSITGFGWWAFNRYKGDPWVRYGYPRVFKECTILGMHRSTCELLVHRRMSHSSILTILLTPVETLMEYYH